From the genome of Devriesea agamarum, one region includes:
- the miaA gene encoding tRNA (adenosine(37)-N6)-dimethylallyltransferase MiaA — MTVPPPLLVVVGATATGKSALAVQLAHRLNGEIINADALQLYRGMDIGTAKVTREEREGVPHHLLDVLDVTQEASVKAYQREARRICEEIRARGKVPIAVGGSGLYVRALTDHMDMPGTDPVVRARYEAIAEQQGPAALHHLLTQRDPEAASVIIPSNVRRVIRALEVGELTGKPFVAVAPPPQWHLDNTVAIGLRMPREHLHQRIDLRARRMFAEGLLDETQHLREQGLDRGKTASRAIGYSQALAVLDGTMTLDQAIEATTVGTRRLVRKQDTWFRRDQRVRWVDALPGDDLIERAMKAIDD, encoded by the coding sequence ATGACTGTTCCGCCGCCACTGCTCGTCGTCGTTGGTGCCACAGCGACGGGAAAGTCTGCGCTCGCCGTTCAACTAGCCCATCGCCTCAACGGCGAGATCATCAATGCTGATGCGCTTCAGCTCTACCGGGGGATGGACATCGGCACCGCTAAAGTAACGCGCGAAGAACGCGAAGGTGTGCCCCATCATCTGCTCGACGTTCTGGACGTCACCCAGGAAGCGTCCGTGAAGGCCTACCAGCGAGAGGCGCGCCGTATCTGCGAGGAAATCCGCGCCCGTGGGAAGGTGCCGATTGCGGTTGGCGGGTCCGGGCTCTATGTGCGCGCATTGACCGATCATATGGACATGCCCGGAACCGATCCTGTTGTGCGCGCACGGTACGAAGCGATCGCAGAACAGCAGGGTCCGGCTGCATTGCATCACCTGCTTACACAGCGCGACCCCGAGGCTGCCTCGGTAATTATCCCGAGCAATGTGCGGCGCGTGATCCGTGCCCTCGAAGTGGGGGAGCTGACGGGTAAACCCTTTGTCGCAGTTGCCCCGCCGCCGCAATGGCATCTGGACAACACGGTCGCTATCGGTCTGCGCATGCCCCGTGAACACCTCCATCAGCGAATCGATCTGAGGGCTCGGCGCATGTTTGCCGAGGGTCTCCTAGACGAGACACAGCATCTGCGTGAGCAGGGGCTCGACCGCGGAAAGACTGCGTCCCGTGCGATTGGATATTCCCAGGCATTGGCTGTCCTCGACGGGACGATGACGCTCGATCAGGCTATTGAGGCGACCACAGTCGGCACCCGACGGTTAGTACGGAAACAAGACACGTGGTTTCGTCGGGATCAGCGTGTGCGCTGGGTCGATGCGCTGCCCGGAGATGACCTCATTGAACGGGCCATGAAAGCCATTGATGACTAA